TCTACTGATTCAGCCTTGGTCCACATCAATAAGGACCATATATATTCATCAAAATAAACCGATTTTGAACTAAGAAACTCATGTAACCTGAGCCAGCTTAATTTGTTTCCTCTGTTAAGATTGAAAAGCTTCATTAATGTGAACACATTTTCTTATAAATTGAACTTCTAAGTTCCACCCGAGATATTTTTTTAACTACACATTTTCAATATTAGAATTTTTAGTTAACATACTTGTAGTCCTGATCTGCCCTTTTTTTTAAGAAGCACACTTAGCATACAACCAAAAAGTAGCGACTCATGGTTTTGCTTGTTAATCTTAGCATACAACCAAAACCTTGAACATCCTGGCCAACATAAACTCCACATCTTTCAAGTCAACTTATGTGATTTCATACTGAGATTATTTCTTAACTATAACATATAATCAAGATTTCTTCAGAAAGTATTTTAGTGACACTTTAACCCAATTTATGCCAAACTTCTTCGGAAAGTCTTTCAAGTAAACTTATGTGATTTCACAAACAGCTTTTATTTGTTAACTGTGACCACATCTATTCAGGACTTCTTCAGTCATTAACTATTTCAAGGACATTTTATCCCATTTCACACCAATCGTCTTCTAAAAGCCATCTCTTTCCAATGTTATTGCATATACATGGCAAGTGTGATTCTTATCTTCAACTAGTTTAACCATATTCTAAAACTCATAATACTAACCAAACAAAGTTGATACATCTAGtggcaaaattgagaaataaagaCATCGAGTTAATCAAGCTAAAACCATCAGCATGAAACCACATCCAGCCACTGTAAGAACTCATTATTATATATACGAAAGAAACGAGGCTGCAGGTGAAGTTAACAACTATACCTCATCTTCATCTTCCTCCGATGGAGATATTGCATCAGCAGCTTCATCAGCATCTTCTTCATATTCATCTTCATGGTCTGGCTCATCTTCCCTTGCATGTGGTGGGGAACGATCAACCTCCTCACCATCACTTTCATACTCAGATTCCTCCCTGTCGCTCTCAGAGTATTCCTCAAGTGGACGCCTCAGTGGGCGAGCAGCAGACACAGATGGCTTGTGTTGGACATTCCTATGTGAATTTGACTGTTGAACCATACAATAATTGGAAATATCAGGTCAAAGAGAAAAGACTGATAAATAATTTATCTATAAAAGTGTTACTGGACTCCTGGTTTTTTCAAGATACCATGGGAACAGTACATACTGATCACCAGTCTGGCCAAGTACCAGTGAGAAAGCATACAACTTAGTATTGTCTGGTATGTTGACCTTTTTATAAAATTCTTTtggtgacactgggcagtacaacTCCATATACCCCTTGTTATCTTAAAACTGCATCAGTCTGACAAATTATTAAACCTAGTATCAGTATGGTAATTATAACCTTAATTGGAGCAACCTTCTTTGCATTGATTATGCGTCTCTCAGCCCTTGCTTCTGCTTCCAAATCTTCCTCAAAACGATTTCGAGCTGAAGCCCGATGAGAACTGTAATAGTCATCTGCCTCATCTTCCTGCAATCAAGAAATGCAAACTTAAGTATGGAACAATTATTTCCTGCAGTAAATGACAAGACATGTAACCATAACTCAGTTCATCAAATTGTATAAAACATGTAAAGAGTTGAATGCCAACTAAGGACCAAATAGTTATCACTACTGTTTCCCATATTTAAAAATTTGGTGGCCATTAACTAGTTGGAAGATTTGAAGATGGAACAGTCATCAATGTTGTCATGATCATTGATTGATCATGAGGCCCAAAAGAGTCAAAAGTTGTTTTTAAAGAGAATAGAAGTATAAATTCCtactttcaaaaattaaaagTTGTGTAAAAGAGCTCTTGTAAACATTTTCTCTGATGGAAAACCAAATGTTTGTAAGTTACCAAATCCAATGAGCAAAACAATGATAAATCCATATGGCCATCTATGCTCCACCAAAGACTAGAAGGCCACAAATGCCTTTACAGGGGGAAATCACACATAAGCAGTAACCACTAAAGATTCATAAAcaataaaacaatgataaatccaTATGTCCATCTATGCTCCACCAAGCAAGGACTAGGAAGGCCACAAACGTCCTTAAAGGGGAAGAACACACATAAGCAGTAACTACCAAAGACTCGTAAACAATATGCCACAAACGACAAAATAATTAAGTAGGGAGCAAAGCAAAGCAAGATAAGAAAAATTGCCCAGCACATTTGCCAAGTAAACAATCAAGAGATGACatgcattttattttatattcctcAGGAAGAAATGTCTTGGCTTCAAATCCTTTGGAGGTTCCAGCTCTCAAAATCGAGGAGGACAGAATTATTAAGATATAACTTATAACAAGCTAGCATTCTATGATATCTTAAAGCAAACGAAACAAAATAAGCCAGTATCTTTGGAAATTTTTAGGCAGCTTTACCCATGTTAATATGCAGTCAGTCAATTTTTGTAATAAACACAGACCTCATCAAGTGCATCCTCCAAAAACCCTGGAGAAAGTTGTCTTCGCCCTCTATGGACAGGTTGCGCATATTTGCGATTCACTTTTTCCCTTTTTCTGTGAAGAAGTTCATTGGCTCTAATAGTTTGACCTTCAACCTGCAATTATTCAACTAAGTATAAGCAAATAACCAGTCTAGCAGGAGGCTCAAAGCAATAAGATATGTCCAACAGAAAATTGTGCATTAGTTACTAATGTAATTAATCAAGTCATCCTTGGGTTACCATAGTGCCATGATGtttgattatattaaaaaaaaatgtttgattatattaaaaaaatgagcAGATGCTGTGTTTTTACCCTTTCTTTTGCTTCCTTCTCTTTCTCTGGATCAATTTCTGTAATACAGTTCTTCACCTTATAAACTTTCTTATGACGTGAATCAACAAGAGCAGTTAATAAACGATGGGACTTTGACAATAATGAAGATGGCATAAACTTCATCTTTCGTAAAAGCCTCCCTTGAGATTGCAAAATTCCCTGCATCACCCATATGTAACTTAGGCTAAGAATTGTAGCTAAGATTAAAAATCATGGGAACAAAGAAATAAAACTGCAGATATGACAAGATTAAGGATTAGAAATAAATCTGCAAATTCTGCACCTTTCCATGACGAAGAAATAGGTGGCTTTGATCCTGACGTGCATCATGCACTGATATATCAAGAACTTCATTACCAATTAATAACTGTAGgcttccatctttccatctcacaAACCGTGCATTGCTTTCATACTGAAAAGGAAAGCATAAAATTGTTAGATATATGAACTAAAATAAGCCAGAATAGATAACAAGTTCTGTTAGTGTCAAAACTTCTCTACTTGGTTGCTAATCCACTGAATAAAAAAGATCCATACTACTTTTGAGGCCCTCAGATCTTCAAAGCATACCAAtgaattcaaaattcaaaaaataaaagaaggatCATAAAAACACACAAGAAAGACATCTAACACCAAAAtatatgatataaaaaaaaattgtagttGATCGAAGAAAACTGGGAAAATCTTCAGTGATGCCAAGGaacaaaacaaagaacaaaaaagGGCAAAAGAAAAACATAGTCCCAATTCCAACTTTTCATGTATATCCTTAGTATTCACTACTAATAACTACATTCAGTTCAGCAGAGATCCTCATAATTCTTAATTCAAAACCTTAATAATGAATCACTCGATATCTTAACATGTAAGAAGGTGACTACTACGATCCAAAACTTAAATTACAAGTTAAATATCAATCTataaattttcatatattttttaaaccagTACGTTAATACAATTATTCTAAACACCAAGGAGAATGAGGGGAAAAAAAGCTGCATGTAGCTAGCCAGTAGAAACAAATAGCAAAAGGCCAAGGCCACAAAGAAAGCTATAAATACCATTGTTTCAACAGATCACTTGACAAGTAGATGACCATAGATGGCAAACGTTCAATGCCACAAAGGCAGCAATCAAATTACTGATGTATACAAGATTATATCTTTTTACAAATAAACTACAACTGGAACCTTGAAATATTAACAAATTAAGGAAATACAGAAGTCAATATAATTCAGATGAAATCATTACTTACAGAGACTGTGCCATCACGATTCTTGACTGCTCTCCAGCGGACAATATTGTCCTCTAGACGAATCCGCTTCTTCACACCAGATTCATCAGTCACAAAAACATCTTCTTCCACGAATGTCTTAGGATCAAAGGGCTTTGGATCAATATTCATAATGTTAGACACTTTAATGACGTTCATCTGAAAAGAAAAAGCCTTCTCTTAGAAAAGACATGCTGTTATGCTATAAAAATCACAGAAGTTATAGAACCATATAACAGATCATCCATACATTGGCAGAACAACAAATGTCattttcattcaataaatccatgTGACTCTATTCTCAAGAAAGAAATATTATTTACTTCTGTTTAGACAACAAGTCTACAAGGGAAGCAAAGTTACCGACTCTAGTTTTCCAATTCTAAATAGTTATGAAGTTGGCAATGCAGGTTTGTAAACACAATACGTCAACAAATGATAATTCgtgagaaataaaaaaagaaatggttATGAGTAGCCCTACAGGGTGATCTTTGACCAGAAACTCATCAGACCAGACACAGGAAAAGAAGATAAAAGGCTTGAGTAAGTACAAAAGGATAAACCACAACCATTTCCATAAGTCATTGCATACAATATCGTGTACAAacttaagagaagaggtatgtaGAGGAAGTAGCTGCcgtaatataaattaaaaaaattagcaagcAAAATTGCTCACTCTATCAGGTCGACCTGGTGGAGCTCGTAATGGAACCTCCAAATCCAGTGGAGGGCCAACTGGTTTATCTTTAGGTTTTTCTTCAAAATTCTCATCCTCTGATGCATACTGCATATCTTCATCGGGCACTATATCTTCTGGTCTTAAATCTCTCTCGTAGTTTGTTTCCTCCTCCGCAGGAGATCTCTGGCACAGAAGAaaaacatatacacatatattttcTGTGATTGTAACAAACAAAACCAGTATAGAAAGAGCAACCACATTTACAATTTTATATAGGATAAATAATTCAAGTAAGAAACAATTTGTATACTGCAATGTTGTACACAAATCGACTTTTACATAATAGTCCTCAGATATTTGCTAAGAATGTAAATCGTATAGATAATTTTTCCTGACAATCTTACATTTTTTTACTCTTAGTTCAGCAAATGCTACATCTGGTTCATACTGTAAATCTATCACACAATAAAAAAACCCCATCTTCTTAAAGTTCACAGATAACAAGAGCACAAAACCTTTTAACAAAGGCATTTTTCTGTTACAATCTAATCTCAGGTCAACCACATGGTTTGTGTAATTTGGGTGTCTATTAAAGGTGTCCACCACTACCCTTTCCAGTTCAAGTATGTAAGTCAGAATTCTATCTCCATATTCCATTGGCTGGATGAACTAACCAATAACAGTATCTTCTATGCCAAGCAATTTAGTCCCTGTTTGGACATGAAAACATACATTACCTAACAACATAGACCAGAGAAATGTCTTAGATAACCTATTTCAATTAATTAAATTTGAAGAACCCTAACAAACATTTCCCTTTGTAGGAAGAAAGCAAATAGTGATTGTGTAACAGTCTCACATGTAAATCATCCTCAATTTCATCTTGACCACCATATTCAGCTGGTTCATCCTCATCAGAATCTCCAAATACATCACGAACAACTTCATTGTCTTTTTGCTCACTCGTCAGCCTGTCATAAATGTGGAGAAATTACCAGCACATGAAATTGAAGCGTCCCAAACAGAGTTATGTAAAGAAAACAAGCTAACCAATACTATAGAACAAAAGTAAAGTGGAATTAAGTGGATAATGCATGAGCATATAAGGTTTCCCCTTCTATTGCAAACCTGAACACGATTATGTCATTGTTACTTGGGAATTGAACTTTAACAGCTGGAAGAAGATGCCTGAACTACAAAAAGCACTATTCCTATAACATCAGTCACAAAGAATCCATTATAGATGCTTGGCCAGAGAACCCATCAAAATGAACTGTTTGAAAACATTCAAAACGGACTTATAGAAAACGTCAAAGTCATCCTCGAGATAGTGCTAAATCTTATTTGCTGAGTAGTGCACTTAACAAAGTCAGAACACAATAACTCAAAATAAGCATACATTTTACCATTATAGTAGAAGTTTTTTGTTCAACAAGAATTTAAGCAATGGATAACTATAACAAGTATCTCACAAGTTGACTACTAACTTGGAATTACAATAAGTCTATAACAAGTATCTCACCATTTGACGAATGACTTACTTTACTATAACAAATACCATACTATTTGACTAATGACTTGGATCTAATCATGGAACATGTGAGTGGAAACACAACTCATTGAAATTTCACCTTGGCTTCCGAGGTTGATCGGAGTCAATGTCTTCATCTTCATGATCAGCATAACGATTACCTTCAGATTCTTCAGACTCACTAGCCACCACTTCTCTTCTCCGGCTAGTAACTACCCGTTGCCCATAACCCTCCTCCTCACTCTCAGCATCTTTGGGTTCACTTTCCATCTTCTGGTCACTGACTTCTCTTTCGGCAGAACTCTGAACCCTTTCCCCATCACTCTCCCCTTGCTCAAGATCAACATCATATGCTTCAGCTTCACTTTCCACTTCAACCTCTCCTTGACCCTCAATTTCACCTTCACCTTCACCTTCACCCTCACCCTCACCCTCACCCTCACCCTCACCTTCACCTTCATCATTTTCAGCCTCACCTTCCCCTTCATCCTGAAACACACAAAAAGGGACGTTGATGAGAAAAACACTGATTAACCAAGCAAGGTTCCAAAAGTAACAATAACAGCGAGCAAAACAACGGCTCAGAAGACATATCTAATATTCAATGCCAGATAGGATCACTTTAGTGTAAAATATTCACTGTTTCAAACTTTAGCATTGCAACATTATATAGCACATTCAAGTACATTAGATTATACCATATGCCATTGGATCAAACAATCCAGAAAATAATATTCGACCAATTCAAACAACAACAGAAACAAAGAACATAATTGATCCTCAAATTCAAAGATTCTGGACCGTTCAAACAACAACCAAAATAAAGAACAATACAGCAGATGCTAAAGTTCAATGATTCTGAGAAACATACACAAAAACATCATTAACTACGCTGCACGCAAAAAGCCTTGTGaaagtcttttttattattattatgaaacaTTAGATGTCATTCTTCTAATTCGATTTCTTGATATCATAAGAAAATTAGAAGTCACAGTTTAACCATAAAGGAACGGTCCATCTTACAAAGACCCGTACCCATTTATCCTTACGTTTTTTCACAGAACAACTTCCTTCGAAACAAAAATACACAAAAGGAACAGGTCCACGGTCCTACAACCCCTACAGAGTTCATCTATTTATCGCCAAAACGAATAAAGAAGACGCGGACTTGCTTCTATCTTAAATTACGTTATTTCTACAATCAGAACATGCGTTAACAAAACAAATTCCAAAATTTAACCTTTTCCGTAAACAATTGAAAACGACAAAAACAAATAACACTTCGATTCTATAACCCTAATTCCTTAACCACGACAAGAAGCTGAAGAAAATGCTTCATTGCAATCAGGTACCCTTCTCACACTTTAAATTCGGATAAGATACCAGTCATGGACTCCGAAACATCAGAAATTAGGGCAAAAATAAGGGAGACGAAGAATATAACCTAAATCAAAGGGAAATTTCCAACCCTCTTTTTTTGTTCGTTGAAAGATAAAGAGGGATACCGATTGGTAATCGGAGTGGTTGGTGGCGTCGTGCTGCTCGGAAtcgacctcctcctcttcttcctcttcgtccTCCGACTGCTCGCCGAAGAGGTTCTGCATCATCTGGTTCCTCGTCTCGTCCACCATCTCTCTTATCTCCTTCTATTCACCACTCCTTCCTTCCCTCTCTCACTTTCTCTCTCGATCTCCCTAGACCGATCAATCTCCCGCTCCTCCTCAGTCTCACTGGGTGTTCTCCGGATCCGCGCCGCAACCTTTTGCCGTCTCTGTCTGTGATTGCTCAGGCCTACCTTATACTCCGCTCCGTCACGTAAAAATTTTACGCTTTTTAATTACGTGATGAAATCAAATCATTCTCAGCCGTCAGATGAAGAAGTACGTGATGAAAAATATGTTTTACGCATATAACTTCTACTCTTTGTCTACCCGTTTGGTTATTGGGTGGAAAAACACCGTATGTGATGGTGAGAGAAAACAGGGTACGTTGGTTTTATGATATAACAAAAATCATCCAATACTTTTCGAGAAATATATtatatgatgatatattatttacATTATCATTTTATACCCCTAATAAAATGTCAAGCTTACCACCAATTATCAGACCACACAAATTCTCACGGTCAATTAATTctattttttcataaaaattaattaCATAATTTCTTCTAAATTATACACTTTAAAATGAATTTTGACGGTACTCTTCACGGGATCTACTAGTTACTTTTAGTTTATTTATTGAGGAATAACAAGGGAAAAATAAGATCAATTCATATCATATCACTAAATAGTcctaaatatctaaagcattattATGCTAACTTACCAGGCCTTCATACCCCTATTGTCCAATAGCAAGCTTAGTAATTTTAATTGGACTTTTTCGTTTACCCATTGGTACTTGGTTTGGTCAAGTTTCTAAGTAGGACCCACACGAACTCATCTGATTTCCCAATCATCTAGCAGGTGCATAACGGGCAAGTCGAAGAATAGTGGGCGTAGTATTGTTGTTTAACAAGAGTGGGTGACCTGTTGGACCCTTACGGCCTAACAGGAGGCCCAACCCAAGAGTGTTCGGATAAGTGAGGGTAGTAAAGTAATTGCACATCCATGTCGGCTGCTATAAAATCGGGCGCATTGGCCATTACGAAAACCCTAGTTTGCGCGGATCGCCGTCTCGGTCTTGGGCGCTCAAAGCAGCGACGGAGGAGACGGCAACCACAAACATGGAGAACGCCGTGGCCAAGACCGTGAAAGACGTCTCGCCCCACGAGTTCGTCAAGGCCTACTCCGCCCACCTCAAGAGATCCGGCAAGGTCCGATCCATCTTCTCCTCCTCTATCGTTTGTGTTCTCACTCTTTCTACGTAATCGTGTTATTTTATCGTTTGTCGTGATCCTTTTAGGATTTATATCTCAGGTTTTGGTACCGTAGATCCACTTTTACTTTCTATCTGGTAGATCTGATTGCTTTGGAAGTGCGTCTTATGTAGACGTCGAACAATGGGTAGAGGACTTTCTGTTTCTTGACATGGAACGGTTTGATCCTGAGCTGTTGTCTCCTTGTTTTTCTGAACTCAGCACTTACGAATTGCGAGTgctgattcaaaaaaaaaaaattatttaatgtaTTATGATTGGGGTTTGCAAATGGACTGGAAATGCCTTAAGCATAGATCATTGTGAATGAGGGATGGTTTTGATTTTTTAGGCTGCAGCATTCGAATTGAATGAGTAATCAGGCTTTTTGTAGAATGAGCTTGGTATTAGTGCTCTTTTAGTAGGTTTTTTTTTATTGTGTAGTATAATTTGGTCTACCTGTATTTGACAGATGTGCTATTTACTACCCTATAATGAAGTGAGACTTTGAAAATTCTATTGTGAATTATATATGAGATCCATAGAATCTGCAAAGAAAATTTAAATTGTTATTTTAATTAGATACAAAAAATGTCTAATATTAGGGGAAATTGTGTCAGAAGTGATGATGGCATAAAGGTTATGTCCAGGTTCTATAATAAATGGTGAATGTTTTTTTTAAGGTAGTCTATTTCCTtcattttttgttttctgttatcTTATTTACTAATAAGAAGGCAAGGCAGAGTAAAACTTGGTCAAGGGAATCTATTTATATAAAAGCTTGACTGGAGTGCAAAAATCACAAATTTGTTTATCTTAGTGCATTCACATAGCTTGCTGTGTGATTTATGCTAATATTTCTGCTTGTATGTACTCTTTCTTGTACAATGCTTTGTGGTATAGCTGACCCCAACCAAGTGCTTTCAAGTACTTGAGGTTGCTTAGGTAATTAAGTAAAGAAGCTTAATCCTCCGTCAAAGCATTACTGGTGACTGTTGATTTTCTGTATTTCATTCTTCCACTTCCTGTCATTTGGCGCAGATGCCAGATATTCCTATGGTTGTTAATCTTCTGTTGCAgtaggtatatttggtccttttcTTCCATGTCTCTGAACCACCCCTTATCTAACGTGCGCCACTCATATAGTTGGTTTTGAAGCTAATTCTCTGTCATGCTCCAGTAGTTGTTTTCTTAAAGTAAATTTTCTGTGGTTGGCTATTATCTGAGGATTGAGAACTCAAGAAACGCAGAAAAAGCAACAATGTGATTTGCTGGAGATATCAGTCATACTCTATATGATTCTATCGTCACCTGAAAGAAGCACAATTGTTTTTGCACTTTGGATAAACCCTTCTCGATAATTATTCTGATTCTATTTTTCTCACCAATTTTATCGATAGATGGAGCTTCCTGAGTGGACGGACATTGTGAAGACTGGAAGGTTCAAGGAACTTGCTCCTTATGATCCTGATTGGTACTACATCAGGGCTGGTAATGTCACACTGATGATAACCTCCATAATAGCACTGATGTTGCTGGGAGAGATTATTGGTCACATCAGTTCCCATTTGATGCTAATGTCTTCCATTTAACTGCTGCAGCTTCAATGGCAAGAAAGATATACTTGAGGCAGGGCATTGGTGTAGGTGGCTTTCAGAAGATATATGGAGGTCGTAAGAGGAATGGAAGTCGCCCACCACATTTCTGCAAGAGCAGTGGGGCAATTGCTCGCCACATTTTGCAGCAGTTGGAGAGGATGAATATCATTGAAATTGAACCTAAAGGGTAAGGATTCCATGCATCATAATGTCATTTTGTTCTCGCTTTCTGGATGGTGTTCCTGATTACTTTACCcactttttttttgttctctaaATGAACACTGAAAGCTCCTGTTATTTCTATGGTATGATAATTCACATTGTGGCATTGCTAGTTCAAACAAACTTGAAATGCCTTTTGAGATTACTTGTTTTACATCTCGATAAATAATATATCTCTTGGCTACACGAGCAACAGTTGATAGTTGCTGCATCTTTTACGATGTCTGCATTCCATACTATCTTTTACAAGGGTAATTTATAGACATTTCAGGGCACCTGAAATAATGTTTATGTTATATTCAGACTAGAGCATGCTAATATCTTTATTCATTTTAATGTCCTGTACTATTTTCTATGATGATATATTAGATGAATGCCTCTGACTACTTGTTGCAAAATTTAGAACATTTCAGTTGCACCTAAAGACTATGTAGATGGGATGTAATACCTCCATATGTGAGAAGCCTGATAAATTAGAGCATGATAACATTATTTTTTTGCACCACCATGATTTTCTTTGTTCAGTTATACTAGATGGCATATTTCAGTAATGTTTTGTTTGCTTGTAATGGTTTTAGTGGGAGGAAGATTACGTCTCAGGGGCAGCGGGATCTCGATCAAGTTGCTGGTCGTGTCTAGATGCTGACTTTGATCATGCTTTGGTTTAAATCTCGTCTGTTATAAACGATATTGCTCAGAGCTTTAGCATCAAAGTTGTATTAATTACAAGTTGACGTGTTTGGTGATTTTGACATGATTTATTTCTTGTATTAGATGATTTTCCTGTTTGAGATAAATGTAGGATTTACTTTAAAGAGACTTTGTTTCATTTCAATGTTGCTTTGAGACGTTATACTGCATCTGCGTTCTTTTTTGTCCAATTAGTTGTGGGATTCTGTTACATTGTGGATTTGAAGGTAGTTATTTGGTGCCCATATGAAATTTTTTCTTTGAGAGAGGGAGGTATTTATTCTatcattttatataaatttttttctttgagaGAGGGAGGTATTTATTCTATCATTTTTTCATTACTGAGGAGGTATTTATTCtatcattttatataatttttttttctttgagagaGGACGTTAGTGTTGAAATTGCTGTCCAATTAGCTCAAACCGTGAAGACTCAAAACATCTCTCTGCTAAAAGTTGTGCTCAAGTCTCAAGTCTAGTTATGGTTATAGGTTAAATGTTCATAAAATCATCTTTCCATCAAGCAGGTCATGGTTCGTTCTGACAGAGATACTTATAGCCTCTAGAATGAGATATAGACAATTATAAAGCTAAATTGACACCACAAGTATTTATAGCCTCAAGAGTGagactttttttttaaaaagaagtTATTGTCCAAAtacaaaagaaataaataaaagaggACAAGTCGTGCAAAATTTGCATGGCACAcatcaaagaaataaataaagaaagaaaaaaaaatcattctagGAGAGTTTTCTTGCATCTTTCCTACAACACACAACAATGCAATATGCCAAGAAACTCGTAACATAATTCCTCCTCGAATACACACTACACACCTGCAATTTCATAAAGAACCCCAGCGTCTAGAAGAACCTCAGATGTTGACTTCCAACAGCAATTAGAAACTCATACATCTTATTCTGATATCCAAACTTTATGTTGCCTTGTAAAACTGAAACATCAACTCATCTATACAAAGTGAATCATCTAAGCACACACATTCTGTACATaggaaaatattttctgaaatccatGCAGTCGTAATCTTCCGAGCAAAGTTATGAAGGAACTCTAAATGGCTGGAAATCCTCTTAAGAATCGGATGTCTttcttacggttcctttaggcggCGGTGCATATGGAAATCTTGGCTCCTTCGGAACTGTCTGGGGTTTTGTTGATCTTCCTCATGCCAACAAAGTTTAATTTAGAAACAGGAGATCACAGAATGAATGAGTTGAATTTAGCTGCTGAATTTAAAGAGAATAATGGTAGCTGCTTACTTTCTTGGGACCGTTGGTTGATCAAAGCAAGGCATGGGTTGTTGAGCTTTTAGCACAAGTTCTTTTCCAAGCcttcttttttcctcttcttcttccacctAATCAGACAATGTTAATAGATGTAGCAAGAAATGACAATAAAAAAATCCAAGTACTTTCATGTTTTCTTAGACTCTATACGTCCATTTATAGTGAATGTAGAGTATGAACCTTCTTCTGCCGTTCTCTCTCCATTTTCATTTGCTCCACAAAGCTCATACTCTCAGCAACCTGGAAAAAACGATGCCACAAATAACTTCTACTTGGATGTTAAAATGTAGTGATGTTCTTGTGTCAAAATTTGTACTTTTAAATACTATAAAATCGTAAGTTTGATCAGAATAATCTCAATGAAACAAAATGGAGTTCCAGTGTTGTAAAGGATGTAGAAAGCTTACATGAAGATCAAACTCGGCACGTTCTGCTGCATGTGCGTCACTGTGAAGAATAAGATCAATTGGTTCTGTTGGTTCCTTTACGTGAGGCTTTATCAGAATCTGAGTTAAATTAAAATTTGGAAGGTCAGGTTTA
This genomic stretch from Musa acuminata AAA Group cultivar baxijiao chromosome BXJ3-9, Cavendish_Baxijiao_AAA, whole genome shotgun sequence harbors:
- the LOC103997367 gene encoding protein LEO1 homolog isoform X3 encodes the protein MVDETRNQMMQNLFGEQSEDEEEEEEEVDSEQHDATNHSDYQSDEGEGEAENDEGEGEGEIEGQGEVEVESEAEAYDVDLEQGESDGERVQSSAEREVSDQKMESEPKDAESEEEGYGQRVVTSRRREVVASESEESEGNRYADHEDEDIDSDQPRKPRLTSEQKDNEVVRDVFGDSDEDEPAEYGGQDEIEDDLHRSPAEEETNYERDLRPEDIVPDEDMQYASEDENFEEKPKDKPVGPPLDLEVPLRAPPGRPDRMNVIKVSNIMNIDPKPFDPKTFVEEDVFVTDESGVKKRIRLEDNIVRWRAVKNRDGTVSYESNARFVRWKDGSLQLLIGNEVLDISVHDARQDQSHLFLRHGKGILQSQGRLLRKMKFMPSSLLSKSHRLLTALVDSRHKKVYKVKNCITEIDPEKEKEAKERVEGQTIRANELLHRKREKVNRKYAQPVHRGRRQLSPGFLEDALDEEDEADDYYSSHRASARNRFEEDLEAEARAERRIINAKKVAPIKSNSHRNVQHKPSVSAARPLRRPLEEYSESDREESEYESDGEEVDRSPPHAREDEPDHEDEYEEDADEAADAISPSEEDEDEEPRGKTGSSTLKRKEFDSDGESPPRKMTSVNRRKAIVFDSDED
- the LOC103997367 gene encoding protein LEO1 homolog isoform X1, with the protein product MVDETRNQMMQNLFGEQSEDEEEEEEEVDSEQHDATNHSDYQSDEGEGEAENDEGEGEGEGEGEGEGEGEGEGEIEGQGEVEVESEAEAYDVDLEQGESDGERVQSSAEREVSDQKMESEPKDAESEEEGYGQRVVTSRRREVVASESEESEGNRYADHEDEDIDSDQPRKPRLTSEQKDNEVVRDVFGDSDEDEPAEYGGQDEIEDDLHRSPAEEETNYERDLRPEDIVPDEDMQYASEDENFEEKPKDKPVGPPLDLEVPLRAPPGRPDRMNVIKVSNIMNIDPKPFDPKTFVEEDVFVTDESGVKKRIRLEDNIVRWRAVKNRDGTVSYESNARFVRWKDGSLQLLIGNEVLDISVHDARQDQSHLFLRHGKGILQSQGRLLRKMKFMPSSLLSKSHRLLTALVDSRHKKVYKVKNCITEIDPEKEKEAKERVEGQTIRANELLHRKREKVNRKYAQPVHRGRRQLSPGFLEDALDEEDEADDYYSSHRASARNRFEEDLEAEARAERRIINAKKSNSHRNVQHKPSVSAARPLRRPLEEYSESDREESEYESDGEEVDRSPPHAREDEPDHEDEYEEDADEAADAISPSEEDEDEEPRGKTGSSTLKRKEFDSDGESPPRKMTSVNRRKAIVFDSDED
- the LOC103997367 gene encoding protein LEO1 homolog isoform X4; protein product: MVDETRNQMMQNLFGEQSEDEEEEEEEVDSEQHDATNHSDYQSDEGEGEAENDEGEGEIEGQGEVEVESEAEAYDVDLEQGESDGERVQSSAEREVSDQKMESEPKDAESEEEGYGQRVVTSRRREVVASESEESEGNRYADHEDEDIDSDQPRKPRLTSEQKDNEVVRDVFGDSDEDEPAEYGGQDEIEDDLHRSPAEEETNYERDLRPEDIVPDEDMQYASEDENFEEKPKDKPVGPPLDLEVPLRAPPGRPDRMNVIKVSNIMNIDPKPFDPKTFVEEDVFVTDESGVKKRIRLEDNIVRWRAVKNRDGTVSYESNARFVRWKDGSLQLLIGNEVLDISVHDARQDQSHLFLRHGKGILQSQGRLLRKMKFMPSSLLSKSHRLLTALVDSRHKKVYKVKNCITEIDPEKEKEAKERVEGQTIRANELLHRKREKVNRKYAQPVHRGRRQLSPGFLEDALDEEDEADDYYSSHRASARNRFEEDLEAEARAERRIINAKKVAPIKSNSHRNVQHKPSVSAARPLRRPLEEYSESDREESEYESDGEEVDRSPPHAREDEPDHEDEYEEDADEAADAISPSEEDEDEEPRGKTGSSTLKRKEFDSDGESPPRKMTSVNRRKAIVFDSDED